The genomic stretch AACTCGAGGAATCGTTCGGTAGCGGCGGCCTCGGTCGGTGCGGTGTAGACCGGTTTGAGTGCCTTGGCAATCGCGTCCCAGTGCTGGCGGGCCGCGTAGCGGAACGAGTTCCTGAGCAGGTGCACCACGCAGGTCTGGACCACGGTGCGGGGCCAGACCTCTCCGATGGCATCCGGCAGGCCGGTCAGTCCGTCACAGACGGCCATGAGCACGTCGTCGACGCCCCGGTTCTTCAGTTCGGTGCAGATCTGCAGCCAGAACTTGGCGCCCTCCCCGCCGTCGCCGGCCCACAGGCCGAGGATGTCTCGGTGGCCGTCGGCGGTGACCGCGAGAGCGACGTAGATCGGCCGGTTGGCGACCTTCCCGTCCCTGATCTTGACGTTGATGGCGTCGAGGAAGACCACCGGGTAGACCGGATCGAGGGGCCGGTTCTGCCACTCGGTCATACCGTCCATCACCTTGTCGGTGATGGTGGAGATCGTCTGGCGGGAGACCTCGGCGCCGTAGACCTCGGCCAGATGCGCGGAGATCTCGCCGGTGGTCAGGCCCTTCGCCGACAGCGACAGCACCAGGTCCTCCACCCCGGACAACCTGCGCTGACGCTTCTTGACGATGGCCGGTTCGAACGAGCCCGCTCGATCGCGTGGCACGTCGATCTGCACCGGCCCGACATCGGTGAGCACCGTCTTGGACCGGTTGCCGTTGCGGGAGTTGCCGGAGTTCGCGCCGGCCTGGTCGTGTTTGTCGTAGCCGAGGTGGTCGGTGATCTCACCATCGAGGGCCGACTCCAGCACGATCTTCGTCAGCTGCTGCAGCAGCCCACCCTCACCGGACAGCTGCAGCCCCTGCTCACGAGCCTGGGTCACCAGCTGTGACACCAGCGCCGGGTCGACACCCCCTGGCGTCGTCTTCGTACGCGGCCGCTTGGCCTTCTCGTCACCGGGCACAGCGGCAGTGTCCACCGCATCGGTCGTGATCGTCATCAGGTGCTACTCCCTTGATCGGAGTTACACCGTTGTTTTTACAGTCCCTCTGCCGTCGGCCTCCGCGTGAGCTGGATAGCAGTCCGCCGCCGGGCAGGGCTGCATCAGCGGGAACGACGTGTCTTCGAGGGCGAGGCTGGCGACTTAGGTCTCGCCCGGCTCGGTTCAGAGCTGGCGGAGGTCGCCGCCTTCAGCGACAGCGATACCCGCTCGCGCGCGATATCGACGTCGAGGATCTGCACGGTGACCGTCTCACCCACGTTGACGACCTCTGACGGGTGCTCGACACGGCGGTCTGCCATCTGTGAGATGTGGATCAAGCCGTCGATCTCGCCCAGGGTGACGAAGGCACCGAAAGGCGTCAGGCGCTTCACCGGTCCTGCGATGGTCTGGCCTGCTTCGAGTTTGCTGAGTGCTGCCCGGCGTCGTTCTGCCCTCGATGGCGCCGTCGGCCGGCGGGCCGCCCGTTCGGTGCCGCTGCTCGGTGCGAGGTGTTGGTTCGTCTGGGTGGCGTCAGAGCCGGGCCCGGCCTCGGCGCGGTATTTGGCGGGAAGGGTGCCGACCACCTCGACCGCGTGGGCGCATGCCTCGGTCAGGTAGGTGTCGTAGGCGCGGTCGGTGAGTGCTTGGTCCTGGACGAGTTCGCCGTCGTCTGGGCGGTAGATGCGTGACGGTTCGCCGCGGAATGACAGCCAGTTGAAGTTGGTGGTGATGTAGTAGCTGTCGCTGATCAGCATTTTCGCTGGGGTGGTGGCGACCCGTACGACGGCGAGGCGGTTGGCGCGGCGGGCGGCGGCGTGCAGGGCGTCGAGGGCTTCCTGATCGGTTCCGTCGGTGTCGCCGGGGCCCCACACGATCGTCACGTCGACGGTGCGGGCCAGGTTTTCCAGCGCACGGATCCACCGGCTGGACGCGAC from Micromonospora craniellae encodes the following:
- a CDS encoding IS256 family transposase, giving the protein MTITTDAVDTAAVPGDEKAKRPRTKTTPGGVDPALVSQLVTQAREQGLQLSGEGGLLQQLTKIVLESALDGEITDHLGYDKHDQAGANSGNSRNGNRSKTVLTDVGPVQIDVPRDRAGSFEPAIVKKRQRRLSGVEDLVLSLSAKGLTTGEISAHLAEVYGAEVSRQTISTITDKVMDGMTEWQNRPLDPVYPVVFLDAINVKIRDGKVANRPIYVALAVTADGHRDILGLWAGDGGEGAKFWLQICTELKNRGVDDVLMAVCDGLTGLPDAIGEVWPRTVVQTCVVHLLRNSFRYAARQHWDAIAKALKPVYTAPTEAAATERFLEFAEAWSSRYPAIVKLWENAWAEFVPFLAFDAEIRRIICSTNAIESVNARIRRAVRARGHFPNEQAALKCVYLAVMSLDPTGQGRKRWATRWKSALNAFDITFDGRLSAGRK